Proteins from one Desulfobacterales bacterium genomic window:
- a CDS encoding helix-turn-helix transcriptional regulator has product MEGKETKLLRVLAVGDGADIRDFYDEVFHLHNRRFQSGIAFEPTVCTLETAAVETVKRAMAQNNPFAVALIHLPKEGEAIAIGSAAQIHQIDPAVNFVILAASADHFKEIKERMPLTHKMLLIKKPFHPESVMQLTGVMGALWLSEKALQRVNREMRDVSRELMETNDALSVLARNLERSRRNSESRMIQRIRTLIMPVIQKLRHEKGLKRFKPDLDLLNAYIESLTTDLAADLKMAAMLSRTEIQVASLIKNGMASEEIAAHLNISLFTVKTHRKNIRRKLDIQNSGVNLRSYLESGLKEV; this is encoded by the coding sequence ATGGAAGGAAAAGAAACGAAACTCTTGCGGGTTCTTGCGGTTGGAGACGGAGCTGACATCCGTGATTTTTATGATGAAGTGTTCCATCTGCACAACCGGCGCTTTCAATCTGGAATTGCTTTTGAACCGACAGTCTGTACTTTAGAGACGGCAGCCGTTGAAACGGTGAAGAGAGCGATGGCCCAAAACAATCCCTTTGCGGTTGCACTGATCCATTTGCCGAAGGAAGGGGAAGCGATTGCCATCGGGTCGGCGGCGCAGATCCACCAGATTGATCCGGCTGTGAATTTTGTGATCCTAGCGGCGTCGGCGGATCATTTTAAGGAAATCAAGGAACGGATGCCGCTGACGCATAAAATGCTCTTAATTAAAAAGCCGTTTCATCCAGAATCGGTGATGCAATTGACCGGGGTCATGGGCGCTCTGTGGCTGTCGGAAAAAGCGCTGCAACGGGTCAACCGTGAGATGCGGGATGTCAGCAGGGAGTTGATGGAGACCAACGATGCGCTGTCGGTTCTGGCAAGAAATTTGGAAAGGAGCCGCCGGAATTCTGAAAGCCGCATGATCCAGCGGATACGGACCCTTATCATGCCGGTTATCCAAAAACTCCGGCACGAAAAAGGATTGAAGCGATTTAAACCGGACTTGGACCTTTTAAACGCCTATATCGAAAGCCTGACGACGGACCTGGCAGCGGACTTGAAAATGGCAGCCATGCTGTCCAGAACCGAGATTCAGGTGGCGTCTTTGATCAAAAACGGGATGGCCAGCGAGGAGATCGCCGCACATTTGAACATTTCACTTTTTACGGTAAAAACGCACCGCAAGAATATCCGCAGAAAGCTGGACATCCAAAATTCCGGCGTCAACCTGCGGTCGTACCTTGAGTCGGGTTTAAAAGAAGTCTGA
- a CDS encoding POTRA domain-containing protein: MKASAMAFIRFAAMITVFLLAMDIAAVNAQVPQQGDLGMVLIKKIVFSGNTVVDTVTLQKVVEPFIDRELTLQEMSELADLITMKYQENGYILARAYLPEQEIQDGVLKISIAEGKIGQIKVTGKTHYQDRVIKRYFGQQEKHGVVKESLLEKGLLLTKEMPEIDTEVILKGGEKPGTVDVILDTKDSSALTFSAHMGVDYNNFGSEAVSVDRFGTSIDIMDHNWGTELKLRGVTGKNLSDSGLGIADLSIPVNSYGTRIGASYLDGAYAVGQELTDLGLTGRTVIYGANISQPIFKEKNSELKAVLAYENKQTKNQAFEVTQSSDVLNTYTAGLDFNNLDRFLGKNIVNFQYVHGRLDQNEKNIPSRQNADAYFDRLKLNATRIQRIFGNTNIMVRGSGQFSNYRLLPIEQFVIGGYGTVRGYDPATYLGDSGYYVSTELMFAPPFIGDKTLFGQRVAQLAQFALFYDHGGAFTTKTESDEIGSEFLGGYGGGFRLYYKDIFTFKYDIGIPVDREEGKDYFINYFMISLNLF, encoded by the coding sequence GTGAAAGCAAGCGCAATGGCGTTCATCCGATTTGCTGCAATGATAACAGTTTTTTTACTTGCCATGGATATTGCCGCCGTTAATGCCCAGGTCCCGCAGCAAGGTGATTTGGGCATGGTGTTGATTAAAAAGATCGTATTCAGCGGCAATACGGTTGTCGACACCGTAACACTTCAAAAGGTGGTGGAACCCTTTATCGACCGGGAACTGACCCTGCAGGAGATGAGTGAACTGGCCGACCTGATTACCATGAAGTATCAGGAAAACGGCTATATTCTGGCACGGGCCTATCTGCCGGAGCAGGAGATTCAAGACGGGGTTTTAAAAATCTCCATTGCCGAGGGTAAAATCGGCCAGATAAAAGTTACCGGGAAAACCCATTATCAGGACCGGGTCATTAAACGCTACTTCGGGCAGCAGGAAAAACACGGGGTCGTCAAGGAATCGCTTCTGGAAAAGGGGCTCCTGCTGACCAAGGAAATGCCGGAGATTGATACGGAGGTGATTTTAAAGGGGGGTGAAAAACCGGGCACGGTGGATGTCATCCTGGATACCAAGGACAGTTCGGCCTTGACGTTTTCCGCCCACATGGGGGTTGACTACAATAATTTCGGATCCGAGGCCGTCAGCGTCGACCGGTTCGGTACATCGATTGATATTATGGATCACAACTGGGGCACCGAGCTGAAATTAAGAGGGGTTACCGGCAAAAACTTATCGGATTCCGGTCTGGGAATTGCCGATCTAAGCATTCCGGTAAACAGCTACGGCACCCGCATCGGAGCCTCTTATCTGGACGGCGCCTATGCTGTCGGGCAGGAACTCACCGATTTGGGATTGACGGGCCGAACTGTCATTTACGGGGCCAATATTTCTCAGCCCATCTTTAAGGAGAAAAATTCTGAATTAAAGGCCGTGCTGGCTTACGAGAATAAACAGACCAAGAACCAGGCTTTCGAAGTAACCCAGAGTTCGGACGTGTTGAACACCTATACCGCAGGCCTGGATTTTAATAATCTGGACCGCTTTTTGGGTAAAAACATTGTTAATTTTCAGTATGTCCACGGCCGGCTGGATCAGAATGAAAAAAATATTCCCAGCCGACAGAATGCCGATGCCTATTTTGACCGGCTGAAGCTGAATGCCACCCGCATACAGCGGATCTTCGGCAATACCAATATCATGGTGCGGGGCAGCGGCCAGTTCAGCAACTACCGGCTTCTGCCCATCGAGCAGTTTGTCATCGGCGGTTACGGCACTGTCCGGGGCTATGATCCTGCCACCTACCTGGGGGATTCGGGATATTATGTTTCAACTGAGCTCATGTTTGCGCCCCCCTTTATCGGTGACAAAACCCTTTTTGGTCAGCGGGTGGCCCAGCTGGCGCAGTTTGCCCTCTTTTACGACCACGGCGGCGCTTTTACGACCAAGACGGAATCGGATGAAATCGGTTCGGAATTCTTAGGCGGCTATGGCGGCGGGTTCAGGTTATATTACAAGGATATTTTTACGTTTAAATACGACATCGGCATTCCGGTCGATCGGGAGGAGGGTAAAGACTACTTTATCAACTACTTCATGATTTCTTTAAATTTATTTTAA